The Planktothrix sp. FACHB-1365 genomic sequence CTTACTTGAGAGGCTTTTAAATTTTGGTAATTTTACTCTTTGGATTGAATATTTTAATCTTCTTTGATCAGAGGATTAAATGACCTGAAACTGATTAGCAGTTATTAAATCTAAATCAATCCCGTTTAATTTAGCTAAATCTTCTTCTGTAGAAGTTAAACGAATAATAACTGCATTTTCTTCTTGAATTAAGGTGAGTTGCTCAAAGGTTAATCCGTTACTGAGTCCTAACTGATCTAAGGTAATATCAAAGTCAAGAATTAAGTCATTTCCGGCGTTCATTTGCAACATAAAAATATCTTGACCTAATCCTCCATTGAGGGTATCATCCCCCAGGTCTCCCCATAAATTATCATTGCCAATTCCTCCGATTAAAGAATCATTTTCACTTCCCCCATACAGGCTATCATTTCCTAAACAACCGTCTATAATATCTACTCCTGAATTTCCCAACAGCAAATCGTTATTGTCTCCTCCACAAAGGCTATCATTTCCCAGATCTCCCCATAAACTATCATTGCCAATTCCTCCTTCTAAACTATCTTGATTTTCTCCTCCTAATAAACTATCGTCTCCTGAACCTCCATCAAGCAAATCGTTGTCTAAATTTCCCAATAAAATATCGTTTTCGCTTCCTCCGATTAAGGTGTCATTTCCTAAATCACCGTATAAAATATCATTGCCTTCATCTCCCTGTAACTGATCATTTTCTTTCCCGCCATAGAGGGTATCTTCTCCTAGATTTCCCTGGATAAAATCATGATTGCGATCGCCAAATAGCAAATCATTATTTTCATCTCCTTGCAAAATATCATCATCTTGTCCTCCATATTGGGTATCATCTCCTAACCCTCCTAGAAAAATATCAGTTCCTTGATTTCCCAATAACAAATCATTCCCATTTCCACCATTAAGGTTATCTGCACCTTCCATTCCGGTTAAAGTATCATTTCCTTCAAAACCATTGATTTGATCATTAAAATTACTTGCCATTAAGTTATCATTTTCTATTGTGCCATTTAAGGTTTTTTCGATTACATTTTGTATTTTTTCTGGGTTTAAGTTGGGTTTAGGAAATTGATTACACAAACAGTCATTTTCACCAACAATAGGACTTGGTGTTGGTTGTGGTGTTGGTGTTGGTGTTGGACTCGGACTTGGTGTTGGTGTTGGTGTTGGTTGTGGTGTTGGCGTTGGCGTTGGTGTTGGACTGGGACTGGGACTGGGACTCGGAGTTACTGTCGGAGTTGGAGTTGGAGTTGGAGTTGGACTGGGACTGGGACTGGGACTGGGACTCGGAGTTGGTGTCGCAGTGGGACTGGGAGTTGGAGTTGGAGTCGGAGTTACTGTCGGAGTTGGAGTTGGAGTTGGAGTTGGAGTTGGACTGGGACTGGGACTGGGACTGGGACTGGGACTGGGACTGGGACTCGGAGTTGGTGTCGCAGTGGGACTGGGAGTTGGAGTTGGACTCGGTGTTGGTGTTACGATGGGAAACTCATAAGCACCACTATCAATAATTGCTATACCATTTTGATCACCATCAATGGGACGAGTTTGACCGAGTTGATCTGTTGTAGGTGAATTATTATTATTACCTGTATCAATAGCGGGACTTCCGATTAATAAAGGATGAATTAATTTTCCATCAATTGTTTGTAAATCCCCTAATAAAGCATCAGCCACTAATTGAATATTAGCCGTTGCTTTAGTGTCATTAGGGTTTAACTCATTAGTTTGAATATTACCGTCGCCTTCATTATATTCAGTTCCCGTATGATGTTTAACGTTCCAAGAATTTCCCCCATTATTAGCAAAATTTTTCGCTAAAATCGTATTCTGTAAAGTAACATTTGTCCCTCCTCCCCAAAATCCTCCCCCTTGAAACCCTGCATAATTATTAGCAATTGTTGTATTAATAATCTGGGTTGAATTTGTCCCATTAGCAAGAGTTATTGCACCCCCTAAACCCTGATTACCGTCGGAAGATTCGGCACGATTTCCTGAAAATGTGCTATTGGTTATAGTAGTCGGAGAAGTTTCACCAATCCATAAACCTCCTCCTTGACTATAGGCTCGGTTATTGGCAAAAGTTGTATGATTAATCGTTAATTCAGCATTTCCTGAACGCAATCCTCCTCCTAAAGAATCGCCTTTCAGATTAGTTTGAATACTATTATTAATAATCGTACTATTTTCAATAATGATTTGATCAGGAGGATAAGCAAATAAAAATAATCCACCTCCTTGTCCGGCTCCAGTATTACCATCAAATAAAGAATTACTAATCTGAATGATTCCGCCTGTTAATCCAGGGCCAAAATTCGCACCGGAAGCATTTGCACCATCAGTATAAATGGCTCCCCCAGCACCATGATAATTATTAGAACCATTGGGAACAGTACCCCCTGGAACAGAGGTATTATTAATAAATTTAGAATTATCAACGGTTAAATTACCAAGTAAATGATTAATTGCACCTCCATTAATCCCCTTATTATTGGTAAATTCACTATCTTTAACCGTCAAAGAACCTGCGCTTTTTGTAGCGATCGCACCGCCCCCTCGTTCACTCCCG encodes the following:
- a CDS encoding calcium-binding protein, with the translated sequence MATLIVTNLNDNGIGSLREAIAQAQSGDIIQFDSSLASQPNPIIKLTTGQLNINKSITIDGLISGTVPSQLTISGENQFRVLELQVDQQFQPTTITLKNLIIINGNATGIDEAGAGGGIRMGGSTNLTLENSELNDNVAQFGGGIYTGFKSNTVVINSKFNNNDGTLGGSERGGGAIATKSAGSLTVKDSEFTNNKGINGGAINHLLGNLTVDNSKFINNTSVPGGTVPNGSNNYHGAGGAIYTDGANASGANFGPGLTGGIIQISNSLFDGNTGAGQGGGLFLFAYPPDQIIIENSTIINNSIQTNLKGDSLGGGLRSGNAELTINHTTFANNRAYSQGGGLWIGETSPTTITNSTFSGNRAESSDGNQGLGGAITLANGTNSTQIINTTIANNYAGFQGGGFWGGGTNVTLQNTILAKNFANNGGNSWNVKHHTGTEYNEGDGNIQTNELNPNDTKATANIQLVADALLGDLQTIDGKLIHPLLIGSPAIDTGNNNNSPTTDQLGQTRPIDGDQNGIAIIDSGAYEFPIVTPTPSPTPTPSPTATPTPSPSPSPSPSPSPSPSPTPTPTPTPTPTVTPTPTPTPSPTATPTPSPSPSPSPSPTPTPTPTPTVTPSPSPSPSPTPTPTPTPQPTPTPTPSPSPTPTPTPQPTPSPIVGENDCLCNQFPKPNLNPEKIQNVIEKTLNGTIENDNLMASNFNDQINGFEGNDTLTGMEGADNLNGGNGNDLLLGNQGTDIFLGGLGDDTQYGGQDDDILQGDENNDLLFGDRNHDFIQGNLGEDTLYGGKENDQLQGDEGNDILYGDLGNDTLIGGSENDILLGNLDNDLLDGGSGDDSLLGGENQDSLEGGIGNDSLWGDLGNDSLCGGDNNDLLLGNSGVDIIDGCLGNDSLYGGSENDSLIGGIGNDNLWGDLGDDTLNGGLGQDIFMLQMNAGNDLILDFDITLDQLGLSNGLTFEQLTLIQEENAVIIRLTSTEEDLAKLNGIDLDLITANQFQVI